A portion of the Chloroflexaceae bacterium genome contains these proteins:
- the mdo gene encoding NDMA-dependent methanol dehydrogenase (This methanol dehydrogenase is considered a nicotinoprotein, since its NADP cofactor remains is not dissociable, but instead remains permanently bound. A member of this family has been shown to act as a formaldehyde dismutase, able to convert two molecules of formaldehyde (plus one water molecule) into one of methanol and one of formate, with no net change in its redox state. More recently, it was shown in Mycobacterium smegmatis that this enzyme is critical to ethanol utilization, for which the biosynthesis of the cofactor-like electron carrier mycofactocin is also required.) produces the protein MEAHKLWQFPIKEFHPFPRALIGPGAYEMVGVEAKKLGFKRTLLMTSGIRGTDLVEDVAGKLRYQGIDVVIYDKVESNPKDYNCMEAADLFMREKCDSFVSVGGGSVTDATKGARLVVAHDGRHINEFDGFNKSDPDRQKNPPHIAINTTAGTGSETSWAFVITDTTSERAPRKWLGFDDSCIVTLGINDPYVFKTMPQDLTAFCGFDVLAHGSEPYVSRLDFPASLGSALKCIELVAQNLREVVANRNNFEAWTNMVWAQYIGAQAFNSGGLGIIHSISHAVSAYYDTHHGLNNAIALPRVWEFNLPSNYRRYRDIARAMGEKVDGLSDVSAAERAVEAAIRLAKDVGIPPNFKSIGEYSKSRLGKGIYEKWCGPRIVGDDNDVDRVSKHVLGDGSTPGNPREVTYESVWPVVAHAMRESYY, from the coding sequence ATGGAAGCGCACAAGCTCTGGCAGTTCCCGATTAAGGAGTTCCACCCGTTCCCACGCGCGCTGATCGGTCCGGGGGCTTATGAGATGGTTGGCGTCGAGGCGAAGAAGCTCGGCTTCAAGCGCACCCTGCTGATGACCTCGGGCATCCGCGGCACCGACCTGGTGGAGGACGTCGCGGGCAAGCTCCGCTACCAGGGCATTGATGTGGTGATCTACGATAAGGTCGAGTCGAACCCCAAGGACTATAACTGCATGGAGGCCGCTGACCTCTTCATGCGCGAGAAGTGCGATAGCTTCGTTTCCGTCGGCGGCGGGAGCGTGACCGACGCGACCAAGGGCGCGCGTCTGGTGGTCGCCCACGATGGGCGTCACATCAATGAGTTCGACGGTTTCAACAAGTCGGACCCCGACCGCCAGAAGAACCCGCCCCACATCGCCATCAACACCACCGCCGGCACCGGATCGGAGACGAGCTGGGCTTTCGTGATCACCGACACCACCTCCGAGCGCGCCCCGCGCAAGTGGCTGGGCTTCGACGACAGCTGCATCGTCACCCTGGGGATCAACGACCCTTATGTGTTCAAGACGATGCCGCAGGATCTGACCGCCTTCTGTGGCTTCGACGTGCTGGCCCACGGCTCGGAGCCGTATGTCTCGCGCCTCGACTTCCCCGCCAGCCTCGGCAGCGCCCTGAAGTGCATCGAGCTGGTGGCCCAGAATCTGCGCGAAGTGGTCGCCAACCGCAACAACTTCGAGGCCTGGACCAACATGGTCTGGGCGCAGTACATCGGCGCGCAGGCCTTCAATAGCGGCGGCCTGGGCATCATTCACTCGATCTCCCACGCCGTCAGCGCTTACTACGACACGCACCACGGCCTGAACAATGCCATCGCCCTGCCGCGGGTCTGGGAGTTCAACCTGCCGTCGAACTACCGGCGCTACCGCGACATCGCCCGCGCCATGGGCGAGAAGGTGGACGGGCTGAGCGACGTGTCGGCTGCCGAGCGCGCGGTCGAGGCCGCCATCCGCCTGGCCAAGGACGTGGGCATTCCGCCGAACTTCAAGAGCATCGGCGAGTACAGCAAGTCGCGCCTGGGCAAGGGCATCTACGAGAAGTGGTGCGGCCCGCGCATCGTCGGCGATGACAACGACGTAGACCGCGTCTCCAAGCACGTTCTCGGCGACGGCTCGACCCCCGGCAACCCGCGCGAAGTGACCTACGAGTCAGTCTGGCCGGTAGTGGCCCACGCTATGCGCGAGTCGTACTACTAG